One segment of Panicum virgatum strain AP13 chromosome 3K, P.virgatum_v5, whole genome shotgun sequence DNA contains the following:
- the LOC120699266 gene encoding uncharacterized protein LOC120699266, which translates to MADPDGAGGGVSWEWEYRLRKYLLLLATLVATVTYSAAFNPPGGVWQDADPGRGRVAGDPIIRETSYARYLAFFYSNATAFASSLVVIVLVLILAALHERGSTSLAPLRTLRLVMVLDLLSLMGAYAAGTFRDALTAVYSLVLLAGVVAYLAAHTALAWRRAHRTVDSAPEMLRKVLMLLATFAVSVTYLAGLSAPGGFWDNDERGRRPGRAILKGGRHDARLKAFFVFNTTAFVASLLIIVILLEKKLSFSQNVRSFELYGFIAVTLVGLVGAYSAGSCREIDTTIYVNSLVGAVIVFILILAAIVKFCEDAIKQSSLCKLLKRIRDEVSGWLRDTKPSCLGQQSTEEPNTGNANGSVEQEQTQALERASSLVLLLATLAAAITYQAGLNPPGGLWEDDDGSGGGRYMAGDPIMLTTNPRRYKAFYYCNSVAFVASLVVIVLVRNKTLHHHNALETAMILDLLGLIGAYAAGSSRDVSTSVYAVALAGAALVYVVIHLVLLDRKDGSTRRHGRQAPPEEEEEEKKAAQLEKRRKRLLLFAILAATITYQAGLTPPGGFLLNDDDGRAGDPVLLSNYPRRYKAFFYCNSASFMLSIALIIVLVNPNLYRPAIRTNALSVCTAAGMMGIMGAYAAGSTQHLKTSIYIFALAGFVLFVVLGVVVFLAIHDRNLKRDKDSRKKSSTEADGGAEKPMDDNADLEKNIKAGEPSAPVTTVMTAEEKVEKELHAKRKYLMLLGILVASGTYQAGLAPPGGVWQDDGGGHAAGNPVMHDNRRLRYLTFFYSNSISFVASVVVVVLLLPPSLHKKWWWRWWLGVMNTTIVLDLLGLLIAYAAGSSRSWKTAGYVTALVVAVLAYFVVHVALSCFFRRGQEDILGNSGQQNEGANGQVQLAQAS; encoded by the exons ATGGCGGAtcccgacggcgccggcggcggcgtctcgtgggagtgggagtacagGCTGCGCAAGTACCTCCTGCTGCTGGCCACGCTGGTGGCCACGGTGACGTACAGCGCGGCGTTCAACCCGCCCGGCGGCGTGTGGCAGGACGCCgaccccggccgcggccgcgtcgccggcgaccccATCATCCGGGAGACCAGCTACGCCCGCTACCTGGCCTTCTTCTACAGCAACGCCACGGCCTTCGCGTCCTCGCTCGTGGTCAtcgtcctcgtcctcatcctcgCCGCGCTGCACGAGCGGGGGAGCACCAGCCTGGCGCCGCTGCGCACGCTCCGCCTCGTCATGGTGCTGGACCTGCTCAGCCTCATGGGCGCCTACGCCGCCGGCACGTTCCGCGACGCGCTCACGGCCGTCTACTCCCTCGTCCtgctcgccggcgtcgtcgccTACCTCGCCGCCCACACGGCGCTGGCCTGGCGCCGCGCGCACCGGACGGTCGACAGCGCGCCCGAGATGCTCCGCAAGGTGCTcatgctgctcgccaccttcgccgTCAGCGTCACCTACCTCGCCGGCCTCAGCGCCCCGGGGGGGTTCTGGGACAACGAcgagcgcggccgccgcccaggccgGGCCATCCTCAAGGGCGGCCGCCACGACGCGCGCCTCAAGGCGTTCTTCGTCTTCAACACCACCGCCTTCGTCGCGTCCCTGCTCATCATCGTCATCCTCCTCGAGAAGAAGCTCTCCTTCAGCCAGAACGTGCGGTCCTTCGAGCTCTACGGGTTCATCGCCGTCACGCTCGTCGGCCTCGTCGGGGCCTACTCCGCCGGCAGCTGCCGCGAGATCGACACCACCATCTATGTCAACTCTCTGGTCGGTGCCGTTATCGTTTTCATCCTCATTCTGGCCGCCATTGTTAAGTTCTGCGAAGATGCCATAAAGCAGAGCAGCTTGTGCAAACTGCTCAAACGCATCCGTGATGAAGTGTCCGGATGGCTGCGTGACACAAAACCATCTTGTTTGGGGCAGCAGAGCACTGAAGAACCAAACACCGGCAATGCGAACGGCAG TGTTGAGCAGGAACAGACTCAAGCGTTGGAGAGGGCTAGCTCGCTTGTTCTGCTGCTCGCCACTCTGGCAGCGGCCATCACCTACCAAGCAGGGCTGAACCCGCCGGGCGGCCTctgggaggacgacgacggcagcggcggcggccggtacATGGCCGGCGACCCAATCATGCTGACCACGAATCCCAGGCGGTACAAGGCCTTCTACTACTGCAACTCGGTGGCCTTCGTGGCCTCCCTGGTCGTCATCGTGCTTGTCCGGAACAAGACCCTGCACCACCACAACGCTCTGGAGACCGCCATGATTCTGGACCTGCTGGGCCTCATCGGCGCGTACGCCGCCGGGAGCTCCCGGGATGTGAGCACCTCCGTCTACGCCGTGGCcttggccggcgccgccctcgtctACGTGGTGATCCATCTCGTCTTGCTGGACCGCAAGGACGGCAGCACACGACGGCATGGTCGTCAAGCTccaccggaggaggaggaggaggagaaaaagGCTGCGCAGCTGGAGAAGAGGCGCAAGCGGCTGCTCCTCTTCGCGATCTTGGCGGCCACCATCACCTACCAAGCCGGGCTGACCCCGCCGGGCGGCTTCCTGCTCAACGACGACGATGGCCGTGCCGGCGACCCCGTCCTGCTCAGCAACTACCCGCGCCGGTACAAGGCCTTCTTCTACTGCAACTCGGCGAGCTTCATGCTGTCCATCGCCCTCATCATCGTCCTCGTCAACCCCAACCTCTACCGGCCGGCCATCCGGACCAACGCGCTGTCCGTCTGCACGGCGGCCGGCATGATGGGGATCATGGGCGCGTACGCCGCCGGCAGCACGCAGCATCTCAAGACATCCATCTACATCTTCGCGCTGGCGGGGTTCGTCCTCTTCGTCGTCCTGGGGGTTGTCGTGTTCTTGGCGATCCATGACAGAAATCTCAAGAGGGACAAAGATAGCAGGAAGAAGAGTTCCACGGAAGCCGACGGCGGAGCAGAGAAACCCATGGACGACAATGCTGACTTGGAGAAGAACATCAAGGCAGgggagccttctgctcctgtgACCACGGTGATGACGGCAGAGGAGAAGGTGGAAAAGGAGCTGCACGCCAAGCGCAAGTACCTGATGCTGCTGGGCATCCTGGTGGCGAGCGGGACTTACCAGGCCGGGCTGGCGCCGCCGGGCGGGGTCTGGCAGGACGACGGCGGGGGGCACGCCGCCGGCAACCCGGTGATGCACGACAACCGGAGGCTCCGGTACCTGACCTTCTTCTACAGCAACTCCATCTCCTTCGTGGCGTCCGTGGTGGTCGTCGTCCtcctgctgccgccgtcgctgcaCAAGAAGTGGTGGTGGCGCTGGTGGCTCGGGGTGATGAACACGACCATCGTGTTGGACCTGCTCGGCCTCCTCATCGCCTACgcggccggctccagccggTCGTGGAAGACCGCCGGCTACGTCACCGCCCTCGTCGTCGCCGTGCTGGCCTACTTCGTGGTCCACGTGGCGTTGTCGTGCTTCTTCAGGAGGGGCCAAGAAGACATCCTCGGCAACTCCGGCCAGCAGAACGAAGGGGCAAACGGACAGGTCCAGCTCGCTCAAGCTAGCTGA